The genomic segment ataaaaagaaaacagaaagaggaatGTGTCAACTACATTCCACCTTTCACCTCTTGCTTGCAGGCATTCATTACTCACTCACCTTCAGTGTCAGCACCATCCTACTCAGGCCTTAGAAGTGAAGTTATAAACTGGAAAGAAAGATCCTGtacttgttttattgtttttgctaATGGTTATTATATCTTTAACTGTAATATGCTATACTAACCTATACTATTCTACATTATTGGGGTACAGAGTGAGCTCCACTGTAGATAACAAATAGGGATTTAACATTTAtgagtcaaataaatattttggagaagCAACAGGAAGTGAATATCCTAGCAAGACTGAAACATATTGACTTATCCAATTAAATTGGAAAAGCAATTTGCTTTCTCTTCAGTAACAgtcttatttgatttttaaaaattcatttcatttggaaaatgtAAAGATATCTTCAACTTCCTCAATCCAATGGCTTACATTTATTCAGAGGACAAATTCATGCTTGCTGAACTATTCTTGAAAACCTGACCACTCACAATGACTTTGATGGCTTTCCTAAACCAAGGGTAAAATAAAGCATAGATCAAGGGGTTCATGGCTGAGTTGTAATAAGCACACCAACAGCAAATCTCATAAATATAGGCCGGGGTTATGAAGCCCATAAAGGCATCAATTAATGAGTCAATACTGTATGGTAACCACGAGATCATGAATGCTATGACAGTGATACCCAGGGTTTTagctgcttttctctctctcttggctACTCTGGATTTGTAACTGTCTGATGATGAATCTGTTTTGCTACCAGTATTTTCAATCTTTTTAGCCTGTTGTCTGGCCACAAGAAAAATATTACAGTAGAGAATGATCATGACAAGGGTAGGTATAAAGAAGGACAGAAAATCTATCAATACCCAGTTTTGATTTACAACTGTCTGACAGCCTCCTGCACAGTTAAGGGCATGAGACAATTCCTCTAGCCCTTTCTCATTGGCACCCGTGTAGAACACGGCGCCACTGTAAGTAAGGGGCAGGATCCAGGAGATGCTGATGCATATGCATGATACAGACACCGTGAACTTGGTGGGATAGATCAGAGGGTCAGTAACAGCAATGTACCTGTCGATGGAGATGAAGCACAAGTGGAAGAGAGAAGAGTAACAAAATGCTGTGTCAAAGCATGTGTGAAAAGTGCAGAAAGTTTGCCCAAAGTACCAGCAGCTCTCCACAGACTTGACCATACTGAAGGGCATCACAGTCACTCCCACTAGAAAGTCTGCACAGGCCAGAGAGGCGATGAGAAAATTGGTTGGTGAGTGTAGCTGCTTGAAATGAAGGATGGCAGTCATCACCAGGAGGTTTCCAAACAC from the Bos taurus isolate L1 Dominette 01449 registration number 42190680 breed Hereford chromosome 9, ARS-UCD2.0, whole genome shotgun sequence genome contains:
- the LOC616737 gene encoding trace amine-associated receptor 6; translation: MSNSSPTAAVQLCYEHLNGSCVKTPYSPASRVILYMVYGFGAVLAVFGNLLVMTAILHFKQLHSPTNFLIASLACADFLVGVTVMPFSMVKSVESCWYFGQTFCTFHTCFDTAFCYSSLFHLCFISIDRYIAVTDPLIYPTKFTVSVSCICISISWILPLTYSGAVFYTGANEKGLEELSHALNCAGGCQTVVNQNWVLIDFLSFFIPTLVMIILYCNIFLVARQQAKKIENTGSKTDSSSDSYKSRVAKRERKAAKTLGITVIAFMISWLPYSIDSLIDAFMGFITPAYIYEICCWCAYYNSAMNPLIYALFYPWFRKAIKVIVSGQVFKNSSASMNLSSE